One Rosa chinensis cultivar Old Blush chromosome 5, RchiOBHm-V2, whole genome shotgun sequence genomic region harbors:
- the LOC112203913 gene encoding chromosome partition protein Smc-like yields the protein MKVGEKHVVEKHVAAGHKDVGGKFVSDNPVVGLVQSAPASQQAFLHKGSAKESKLKEELLQVQRDLSVEREKNKSTAGDIAKLDDALLDVKEKFKRAVDKTIANTTTITNLNAELAALKKEMAEREDTIAQLQEALTAKEKELADFQSAWQEEMAKLAEDEREMVRLKEVNAFKKSVEFKELLTDAGKQGVAANFNELEDSGYLNYDKKLANRAPPESMPGEDVAAEDVEGSEDGGSLESGSSDGSEESGSSGEDDARSNGNPETPTPTSKAEKRKMGTRQLLEKRRRGDCVSGSSFQAEQD from the exons ATGAAGGTTGGAGAGAAACATGTGGTGGAAAAACATGTTGCGGCTGGCCACAAAGATGTCGGAGGAAAGTTTGTCTCCGACAACCCCGTTGTAGGGTTGGTGCAAAGTGCACCTGCCAGTCAACAGGCCTTTCTGCATAAG GGCTCGGCGAAGGAGAGCAAACTGAAAGAAGAACTTTTGCAGGTACAGCGTGACTTATCGGTAGAGAGGGAGAAGAATAAGTCCACCGCTGGGGACATTGCCAAGCTTGACGATGCCCTACTTGACGTCAAAGAAAAGTTCAAACGTGCTGTGGATAAAACTATCGCCAATACCACCACTATTACTAACCTTAATGCCGAGTTGGCGGCCCTGAAGAAGGAGATGGCTGAGAGGGAAGATACCATCGCTCAGTTGCAGGAGGCGCTTACCGCCAAAGAAAAGGAGTTGGCGGACTTCCAGTCTGCTTGGCAGGAAGAGATGGCTAAGCTAGCGGAGGACGAGAGGGAGATGGTGCGCCTAAAGGAGGTTAACGCTTTTAAGAAGTCAGTAGAGTTCAAGGAACTTCTGACGGATGCTGGTAAACAAGGTGTTGCCGCCAACTTTAATGAGCTCGAAGATAGCGGCTACTTGAACTATGACAAGAAACTAGCTAATCGAGCCCCTCCAGAGTCCATGCCTGGCGAGGATGTCGCTGCTGAGGATGTTGAGGGATCTGAAGATGGCGGTTCCTTAGAAAGTGGCTCTTCTGATGGTAGTGAAGAGAGTGGTTCTTCTGGAGAAGATGACGCGAGGTCCAATGGTAATCCTGAGACTCCGACGCCGACAAGTAAAGCTGAGAAGAGAAAGATGGGTACTCGTCAGCTTCTGGAGAAACGTCGTCGTGGTGATTGCGTTTCGGGGTCCTCCTTTCAGGCCGAGCAAGATTAG